The Methanocaldococcus jannaschii DSM 2661 genome has a segment encoding these proteins:
- a CDS encoding nucleotide-binding protein gives MIVAVTGGKGGTGKSTLSANLFFYFIENYKTALIDCDVETPNLPYLTGCEDLFLAREVFIEVPNIEEGKTYNYNNVCKEGALLKVGDKLIFIEDLCSGCKACGINSNITFKKKSIGKIYEKKFDNGYLIVGKSNLGERKTAKIVTETKKYGLSKNCEINIVDTAAGTHCNVVRALINADKVLIVTEPTPFGVSDAKRIIKVVEKLNIPYKIVLNRYGISDLKIGYNFKIPYDKRIVECYCKGESFLKYNDLRNYIEEIANWIIWG, from the coding sequence ATGATTGTTGCAGTAACTGGTGGTAAAGGAGGGACTGGAAAATCTACCTTGTCAGCAAACCTCTTTTTTTATTTTATTGAGAATTATAAAACTGCTTTAATAGATTGTGATGTTGAGACGCCAAATCTTCCCTACTTAACAGGTTGTGAGGATTTATTCTTAGCAAGAGAAGTTTTTATTGAAGTTCCAAATATAGAGGAGGGTAAAACTTACAACTATAATAATGTATGTAAAGAAGGAGCTTTATTAAAAGTTGGAGATAAATTAATATTTATTGAGGATTTATGCAGTGGCTGTAAAGCTTGTGGAATAAATAGCAATATAACATTTAAAAAGAAGAGCATTGGAAAGATTTACGAGAAAAAATTTGATAATGGATATCTAATTGTAGGAAAATCAAACTTGGGAGAGAGAAAGACAGCAAAAATCGTAACTGAAACAAAGAAATATGGTTTATCAAAAAACTGCGAAATTAACATTGTAGATACTGCCGCAGGAACTCACTGTAACGTTGTGAGAGCATTAATTAACGCAGATAAAGTCCTTATAGTTACAGAGCCAACACCTTTTGGTGTTTCAGATGCAAAGAGGATAATCAAGGTTGTGGAAAAGCTAAATATTCCATACAAGATTGTTTTGAATAGATATGGAATCAGTGATTTAAAAATTGGTTATAACTTCAAAATTCCTTATGATAAGAGAATAGTTGAATGCTACTGCAAAGGAGAGAGTTTTTTAAAATATAATGATTTGAGAAATTATATAGAAGAGATTGCAAATTGGATTATTTGGGGATAA
- a CDS encoding universal stress protein produces MYKKILYPTDFSETAEIALKHVKAFKTLKAEEVILLHVIDEREIKKRDIFSLLLGVAGLNKSVEEFENELKNKLTEEAKNKMENIKKELEDVGFKVKDIIVVGIPHEEIVKIAEDEGVDIIIMGSHGKTNLKEILLGSVTENVIKKSNKPVLVVKRKNS; encoded by the coding sequence ATGTATAAAAAGATTCTTTATCCAACTGACTTCTCTGAAACTGCTGAGATTGCATTAAAGCATGTTAAGGCGTTTAAAACTCTTAAGGCGGAAGAAGTTATTTTACTGCATGTTATAGATGAAAGAGAAATCAAAAAGAGAGATATATTCTCTCTACTCTTAGGTGTTGCAGGTTTGAATAAATCAGTTGAGGAGTTTGAAAATGAGCTAAAGAATAAACTTACTGAAGAAGCTAAAAATAAAATGGAAAATATCAAAAAAGAACTTGAAGATGTTGGATTTAAAGTTAAGGATATTATTGTTGTAGGAATTCCTCATGAAGAAATTGTTAAAATAGCTGAAGATGAGGGAGTAGATATAATTATAATGGGTTCTCATGGAAAAACAAACTTAAAAGAGATATTACTTGGTTCAGTTACTGAAAATGTCATTAAAAAATCAAACAAACCAGTTTTAGTTGTTAAAAGAAAAAATAGCTAA
- a CDS encoding NifB/NifX family molybdenum-iron cluster-binding protein, whose amino-acid sequence MKIALPIDNNRLSPHFGRCEKFMIVEIENGEIKNKEIIENTARNGMHGVGTTSASLIANMGVNAIIVQNIGPKAYSVFKQLGIDVYKANTTSIDECIKLFLEGKLEKFE is encoded by the coding sequence ATGAAAATAGCTCTACCTATAGATAACAATCGGCTATCTCCACACTTTGGAAGGTGTGAAAAATTCATGATTGTAGAGATTGAAAATGGAGAGATAAAAAATAAAGAGATCATTGAAAACACTGCAAGAAATGGCATGCATGGAGTTGGAACTACATCAGCCTCATTAATTGCAAATATGGGTGTAAATGCCATAATAGTCCAAAATATAGGACCTAAGGCATACAGTGTTTTTAAACAGCTTGGCATTGATGTTTATAAAGCTAATACAACATCTATTGATGAATGCATAAAGCTATTTTTAGAAGGAAAATTAGAAAAATTTGAGTGA
- a CDS encoding nucleotide-binding protein, whose product MKIAIISGKGGVGKSSISTSLAKLFSKEFNIVALDCDVDAPNFNLMFDVKDKKLLEVIYREIYEINDDCIRCGKCLDVCQFDAIGDFKINPILCEGCGACELICEFDAIEPIKRESGYIYEGFVGFPLIWGELEVGESGSGKIIEHIKNHAKKYKAELGIIDGPPGVGCPLISTVKDVDLALCIVEPTKSSVNDCLRLIETLNFFNVEYLIVENKKGMNNINYPFKIFHSIPFDFDVPKLIANKILLCDSNSKVSESIKELYEKLKEFI is encoded by the coding sequence ATGAAGATAGCAATTATCTCAGGGAAAGGAGGAGTAGGAAAATCTTCTATTTCAACATCCTTAGCTAAGCTGTTTTCAAAAGAGTTTAATATTGTAGCATTAGATTGTGATGTTGATGCACCAAACTTTAACTTAATGTTTGATGTTAAAGATAAAAAATTGTTGGAAGTTATCTATCGTGAGATATATGAGATAAATGATGACTGCATAAGATGTGGAAAATGCTTAGATGTCTGTCAATTTGACGCTATAGGGGATTTTAAGATAAATCCAATACTGTGTGAAGGTTGTGGAGCTTGTGAGCTAATCTGTGAATTTGATGCAATAGAGCCAATTAAACGTGAAAGTGGTTATATCTACGAAGGTTTTGTTGGCTTTCCGTTAATTTGGGGAGAGTTAGAGGTTGGTGAGAGTGGAAGTGGAAAGATTATTGAGCATATAAAAAACCATGCCAAAAAATATAAAGCAGAGTTGGGGATTATAGATGGCCCTCCAGGAGTTGGATGTCCATTAATCTCAACGGTTAAAGATGTTGATTTAGCTTTATGTATAGTTGAGCCAACAAAATCAAGTGTTAATGATTGTTTAAGATTAATAGAAACACTAAATTTCTTTAATGTTGAATATTTAATTGTTGAGAATAAAAAGGGCATGAATAACATTAACTACCCATTCAAAATATTCCATTCAATTCCTTTTGATTTTGATGTTCCAAAATTGATTGCAAATAAGATTTTGCTTTGTGATAGTAATAGCAAAGTATCAGAATCAATAAAAGAGCTTTATGAAAAATTAAAAGAATTTATTTAG
- the tdt gene encoding TDT family transporter codes for MLEACESKLDIIKNFVPSWFAAVMGTGILAVDSLLYSSYLPILKDVAVGLFYFNVLLFFIFLVPWVLRWIMFKDNALADLKHPVLSAFYPTIAVSCLVLGADFINIGHNMFWGGVFWTLGAIGMFLFSLIVPFYMFKSESIKLDHVNPGWYIPPVGLIVIPIAGSLIMPHLTGVWHELTVLINYFGWGAGFFLYLALLAVVIYRFILHHPLPSAMAPTVWINLGPIGAGIVALINMVNNSPFITIKEPFYIFSFIFWGFGLWWSLMAIIMTLYYVKKLKLPYAMSWWAFIFPLGAYVASSHLVYKIFKFSIIDYIGFGLYWLLFFFWAITLIKTTNKVYTGEVFKGH; via the coding sequence ATGTTAGAGGCGTGTGAATCAAAATTAGACATAATTAAAAACTTCGTCCCTTCATGGTTTGCTGCAGTGATGGGAACTGGAATCTTAGCAGTTGATAGCTTACTATATTCATCTTATTTGCCAATTTTAAAAGATGTTGCAGTTGGATTGTTTTATTTCAATGTTTTGTTGTTCTTTATATTCTTAGTTCCCTGGGTTTTAAGATGGATTATGTTCAAAGATAATGCTTTAGCTGATTTAAAGCATCCAGTTTTGAGTGCCTTTTATCCAACCATTGCAGTTAGTTGTTTAGTTTTAGGAGCTGACTTTATAAATATAGGGCATAATATGTTTTGGGGTGGAGTATTTTGGACTCTTGGTGCTATTGGCATGTTTTTATTCAGTTTGATAGTTCCGTTTTATATGTTTAAGTCTGAAAGTATAAAGTTAGACCATGTTAATCCGGGTTGGTATATTCCACCTGTTGGTTTGATAGTTATTCCAATTGCCGGGAGTTTGATAATGCCTCATTTAACTGGAGTTTGGCATGAATTAACAGTTCTTATTAACTACTTCGGTTGGGGGGCTGGATTTTTCTTATATTTAGCTTTATTAGCAGTGGTAATTTATAGGTTTATACTGCATCATCCTCTACCCTCAGCAATGGCTCCAACAGTATGGATTAACTTGGGGCCAATAGGGGCTGGAATTGTTGCCTTAATAAACATGGTTAATAACTCCCCATTCATAACAATAAAAGAGCCGTTTTATATCTTCTCCTTCATATTCTGGGGGTTTGGATTATGGTGGAGTTTGATGGCTATAATAATGACTCTCTACTATGTTAAAAAGCTAAAACTTCCTTATGCAATGTCATGGTGGGCATTCATCTTCCCATTGGGAGCTTATGTTGCATCATCACATTTAGTTTATAAAATATTCAAATTTAGTATAATCGATTACATAGGCTTTGGATTATACTGGTTGTTATTCTTCTTCTGGGCGATAACTTTAATAAAAACAACAAACAAAGTTTATACTGGAGAAGTGTTTAAAGGTCATTAA